One part of the Drosophila teissieri strain GT53w chromosome 3R, Prin_Dtei_1.1, whole genome shotgun sequence genome encodes these proteins:
- the LOC122621526 gene encoding uncharacterized protein LOC122621526 — MSISSVQTIQSITSAADVLRGKKIPVHRLSSKYVAKAQDKAKKVEEFLTRVKSTSMISLSGLASRYKSKCLQELDEWYEPRIKFYDEADASLHPSYEIKHFQYDLNCYVRYLDAREKYDRQFLQEMEHFIANQRNICDQFFLKKILCYKTRWPPLHTKRELNNFVSKFFQMTPKEKCRVEYLLKTDLSLGC, encoded by the exons ATGTCCATATCGAGCGTTCAGACTATTCAATCGATTACCTCAGCGGCGGATGTCCTGCGAGGTAAAAAAATTCCAGTTCATCGGCTCAGCTCGAAGTATGTGGCCAAGGCACAGGACAAGGCTAAGAAGGTGGAGGAATTCCTGACCAGGGTCAAGTCGACTTCGATGATTTCCTTGTCAGGACTTGCTTCCCGATATAAGTCCAAATGTCTGCAGGAGCTCGACGAGTGGTATGAGCCGAGGATCAAGTTTTACGATGAGGCCGATGCCAGTTTGCATCCCAGCTACGAAATAAAGCACTTTCAATA CGATCTTAATTGCTATGTGCGTTATCTGGACGCGAGGGAGAAATACGACAGGCAGTTCCTTCAGGAAATGGAGCACTTCATTGCCAATCAACGCAATATCTGCGACCAGTTTTTTCTGAAAAA AATCCTGTGCTATAAAACACGGTGGCCCCCACTGCATACAAAGCGGGAACTAAATAACTTTGTGTCAAAATTCTTTCAAATGACACCCAAGGAAAAGTGTCGCGTGGAGTATCTTCTGAAAACAGATTTAAGTCTGGGTTGCTAA